In Brassica napus cultivar Da-Ae chromosome C2, Da-Ae, whole genome shotgun sequence, the sequence CCCACTCTCGCGCTCCCCCATATTAGCAACTCCACGTGTCAGAACACCAGCTACAGACAACATCTAAGGCTTTTGTCCTGTATCATGTGCTGAGACCAGCCCAGTTCTTGAAGGCAACGAGAGATTCCATCTTCTTGTAATTCCTCTTCCTCAACTTCGGCAACCTAAGCTTCTTATGAGTCTCCATAAACGCCTGCTTATACCTCCACTTATCCACAAATATCTTCATCTCCTGAGACTTCTCCACCACCTGCATCGCCGCATCAAAGAACCCTCCTTTCACCAACGCATACAAGAACGCATCCACTAAACCATGGTCCAGCTTCGACCTCTTCTCCGCATCTACACACGACACCTTCCCTTTGACCTCGTTCCACAATAGCAGGACATTGAAGTACTTCTCCCCGCTCACGTATCCATTGATCAATGACAAGTAGGTCTGGTTATTAGGCTCGTAACGCAAGAAAACCATCCTCCTGAACGTCCTCCTCGCGTCCTCCAACCGTCCCGACTTACAAAAGGCGTGAATGATCGAGTTCCAGTCATGAGAGTTCACTTCCACGCGAGGATCCTCCACGACTTCGTCTAGAAACGCCGCCATCAACTCAGGCCTCTGATTCTCGAGGAGGCCCGTCATGATTGTTAAGTAGCTCCCTTTCAAATCCACCGCTCTTGCCTCTCTCATGTCCCTAAACAACGTGAACGCAGACACGAAGTCCTGGTTCGTCATGGAGGCTTCGATCAATGCGTTATAGATCTCAACGTCTAGCTGTAGACCGGAGCTGCTGATCTCTGTGACCAGCTGAGTGGCTTCAGCTGTTTTGTACTCTTTGCTGTAGGCTTTCAAGATTGGTAAGTAGACGCCAAGCCCCACGGATCCTTCTTCTCCCTGAGCAATCATCTCCTCGAGAACGCTATGTGCTTTATCAGAGAATCCGAGATTGACACAAGCGTTTATGATTCCAAACCCAACTGATCTGTCAATGTCAATGGACTCAGACTCCAATCTCTGAGCTTCGGTTATCAGTGTTGCTAAACTCTTGACGCTTTTACTCTCTATAAACCCTTTCACAATTTCACAAAACGTTTCCTCACCGAAGCTACAATCTCCTCCTTTAAGACTATGGAGTATAACATCAGAAACACTATCTAAATCACCAACCTTAACATATCCGCTAATCATATTCGAATAAAGGATTCTCTTATTAGCAAACCCAAAACCATCCATCAAACTCTCAAGCTCGTTAAT encodes:
- the LOC106354483 gene encoding pentatricopeptide repeat-containing protein At1g69290 — encoded protein: MLRKTLTSIQRRRQHLSSSSSSPESQSLYSFLKPSLFSHKPITLTPSLSPPPQPSKTLTHDQKASLESTLHHSLTTHNTDEAWKAFRSLVAASSLPEKPLLNSLITHLSESNTSPHRLKRAFASAAYVIEKDPILLDFDTLRTLLESMKIAKAASPALALVKCMFKNRFFVPFDLWGGLVIDICRESGTLASFLKVFKESCRLSTDEKLGYMKPDLAACNASLEACCRQMESLADAESVIESMSVIGVKPDESTFGFLAYLYARKGLKEKINELESLMDGFGFANKRILYSNMISGYVKVGDLDSVSDVILHSLKGGDCSFGEETFCEIVKGFIESKSVKSLATLITEAQRLESESIDIDRSVGFGIINACVNLGFSDKAHSVLEEMIAQGEEGSVGLGVYLPILKAYSKEYKTAEATQLVTEISSSGLQLDVEIYNALIEASMTNQDFVSAFTLFRDMREARAVDLKGSYLTIMTGLLENQRPELMAAFLDEVVEDPRVEVNSHDWNSIIHAFCKSGRLEDARRTFRRMVFLRYEPNNQTYLSLINGYVSGEKYFNVLLLWNEVKGKVSCVDAEKRSKLDHGLVDAFLYALVKGGFFDAAMQVVEKSQEMKIFVDKWRYKQAFMETHKKLRLPKLRKRNYKKMESLVAFKNWAGLST